The following coding sequences are from one Carcharodon carcharias isolate sCarCar2 chromosome 11, sCarCar2.pri, whole genome shotgun sequence window:
- the LOC121283818 gene encoding probable protein BRICK1 yields the protein MAGQGDLDQREIHQDWTNREYIEVITSSIKKIADFLNFFNMSCHFRLSTLNEKLTALERRIEYIKPRGRL from the coding sequence ATGGCAGGGCAGGGTGATCTGGAtcagagagagatacaccaggaCTGGACAAACAGGGAGTACATTGAGGTTATCACCAGCAGCATCAAGAAGATCGCAGATTTCCTCAATTTcttcaacatgtcctgccatttCCGGTTATCTACACTGAATGAAAAACTGACAGCACTAGAACGAAGGATTGAATACATCAAACCAAGGGGGAGACTCTGA